From Papaver somniferum cultivar HN1 unplaced genomic scaffold, ASM357369v1 unplaced-scaffold_99, whole genome shotgun sequence, the proteins below share one genomic window:
- the LOC113346462 gene encoding proteinaceous RNase P 1, chloroplastic/mitochondrial-like — protein MGFAGCCCSSLSSSSSSLARNSLAFFTKSQYLFLTSRTINFTRRNSIITNLHHDRLLHYPSSLHHRDCTSFYKKSSHLSTVAISAKVRDESSSNKTDVVLTKKMQKKLRFEAPENKFKFNLEMCSRHGDLIEALRLYDDAKIQGIKITQHHYNMLLYLCSSGVDVKGEGDTSDENVSKLGLERGFEIYKQMNIDKIAPNEATFTSVARLAAKMEDPEMAFDLIKKMMSYEIVPKLRSYGPALYGFCKKGEADKAYEVDAHMVDSGVIAEEPELAALLQVSSSVGRGEKVYELLHRLRSSVRQVVESTAEIVEDWFKSDKSIDVGKENWDMREVKNGVVKGGGGWHGIGWLGKGKWNVVRTEMNEDGVCRTCGEKLVCIDIDPLETKNFATSLSNLAGKREVKAEFNKFQEWLRRNGPFDAVIDGANIGLLKARDLNFAQLNRVANRIRELSPSKKLPLIILHSRRVYGGPAEKPINKKLIESWQKSGALYTTPVGSNDDWYWLYAAVSCNSLLVTNDEMRDHLFQLLGTNFFPRWKEKHQVRLSVSSEKGLTFHMPPPYSIVIQESEGGSLHVPTVTGDDIENPRQWVCATRASASVAPPSTEGSSRASASVAPPSTEGSTPSAEGSNISLAEKTLRKLKLSNSHS, from the exons ATGGGTTTCGCAGGCTGCTGCTGCTCCTctctatcatcttcttcttcttctctagcaAGAAACTCTCTCGCCTTCTTCACTAAATCCCAATATCTATTCCTCACTTCCAGAACAATTAACTTCACCAGGAGAAACAGTATCATTACTAATCTTCACCATGATCGTCTTCTCCATTACCCCTCTTCTCTCCATCACAGGGATTGTACTAGTTTTTACAAGAAATCTTCTCATCTATCAACTGTGGCAATCTCCGCAAAAGTACGGGACGAATCTTCATCCAATAAAACCGATGTAGTTCTTACTaagaaaatgcagaaaaaattACGCTTTGAAGCTCCTGAGAACAAGTTTAAATTCAATCTGGAGATGTGTTCTAGACATGGTGATCTTATTGAAGCCCTTCGTCTTTACGATGATGCTAAAATTCAAGGTAttaaaattactcaacaccattataaTATGCTACTTTATTTATGCTCTTCTGGGGTTGATGTGAAAGGGGAAGGTGATACCAGTGATGAAAATGTTTCAAAATTAGGTCTTGAAAGGGGTTTTGAGATTTATAAACAAATGAATATCGATAAAATTGCGCCGAATGAGGCTACATTTACTAGTGTAGCAAGATTAGCTGCTAAAATGGAAGACCCAGAAATGGCTTTTGATTTAATTAAGAAAATGATGAGTTATGAAATTGTGCCAAAACTTAGGTCTTATGGACCAGCTTTATACGGTTTTTGTAAAAAGGGGGAAGCAGATAAGGCTTATGAAGTTGATGCACACATGGTGGATTCAGGGGTTATAGCGGAGGAGCCAGAATTAGCGGCTTTGTTACAGGTTAGTTCAAGTGTAGGGAGGGGAGAGAAAGTGTACGAGCTTTTACATCGGTTGCGCAGTTCAGTTAGACAGGTGGTTGAATCTACTGCTGAGATTGTGGAAGATTGGTTTAAGTCGGATAAGTCTATAGATGTTGGGAAGGAGAATTGGGATATGAGAGAGGTGAAGAATGGGGTTGTTAAGGGAGGGGGAGGGTGGCATGGGATAGGATGGTTGGGCAAAGGAAAATGGAATGTGGTAAGAACTGAGATGAATGAGGATGGTGTTTGCCGTACTTGCGGAGAAAAGCTTGTTTGTATTGACATTGATCCATTGGAGACAAAGAATTTTGCTACCTCATTGTCCAACTTAGCTGGCAAAAGAGAGGTCAAGGCTGAATTCAATAAATTTCAG GAATGGCTTCGCCGAAATGGTCCATTTGATGCTGTTATAGACGGTGCCAATATTGGTCTTCTTAAAGCGCGTGATCTAAACTTTGCCCAG CTAAACCGTGTTGCAAACCGGATTCGTGAACTGAGTCCTTCAAAGAAATTGCCACTTATTATTTTGCATAGTCGACGTGTGTATGGTGGTCCTGCAGAAAAACCAATTAATAAGAAGCTAATCGAAAGCTGGCAAAAATCTGGTGCACTTTATACTACCCCTGTTGGGTCAAATGATGATTG GTATTGGTTATATGCGGCCGTTAGTTGCAACAGCTTGCTAGTAACGAATGATGAGATGAGGGATCACTTATTTCAGCTTCTTGGAACTAATTTCTTTCCAAGATGGAAGGAAAAGCATCAG GTCCGACTTTCAGTTTCTTCAGAAAAGGGTTTGACGTTCCACATGCCTCCACCATATTCAATTGTCATACAG GAGTCGGAAGGTGGTAGTTTGCACGTACCTACAGTCACCGGTGATGACATTGAGAACCCTAGACAATGGGTTTGTGCAACAAGGGCTTCAGCATCTGTCGCTCCTCCCTCAACCGAAGGATCCTCAAGGGCTTCAGCATCTGTCGCTCCTCCCTCAACCGAAGGATCCACTCCCTCAGCCGAAGGATCCAATATCAGTTTGGCTGAAAAAACTCTCAGGAAACTGAAACTTTCCAATTCTCATAGTTGA